The genomic DNA TCGGCCCGGGGAAATCTCTTCGGTGTTGTTGCAGGCAAATCGGTCCGCCGGAACCGCCCGGTCGGACGTCGACCTCTTCGGAATGCAATCCGATCGCCCTTAGTTGCACTTTGGCCACAGCAAGGTTGCGACTCAAAGTCGGAGAACCGGGCGACGCACAGCCCGTTCCGGTTCGGGTAAGCTTGCTAGGATCGAGTCGCCTTGTTCGACCAATCCGTCACGCCGCATCGCCGCGCTGCCGCGGGCGTAGGCCAATTCGACTTGCAGCACATCCGGGGAACGATTCACTTTCGGAGACGCGAATCCGGCCGCAACGCTAATTCTTCTTTGGTTTGGACGTGAATGTGCCGTCGGGGCCGACCAGTTTTAATGGGTGCTTACCGATGCTCTCCATGGTTTCCCAAAGTTTTGCGGGACTCAGGCGAATATTCTTCGCGGGGTATAGCACCACGGATTTGGTTTGGATATCGCAATGGATCTTCGCAACTTCTTTTACCTTGTCAAAACGCGCGATGATCTGCTTGACGCATCCACCACACATTTCGCCGACGGTGATCGTTGTCGTCACTCGCGACTTCGTTTCGGCATGCGATTGCGAGGACGCAAGCAAAGCGATCAAGAGAGCTGCGCTGATCGAAACATAGCTGGTTCGTTTTACAATCGTCGACATCAGAAGCTCCTGTTGTTGGTGGAGGTGCACACGCTGAACCCGGTCCCATTTACATGGGACCGATACACGAGTTCAATACGCACTTGCAATCAACATGCAAAAGTAAGCTTCCAAAAATGGTTCGTCAACCGCAAGTGCAATCCTTTTGCAGGAAGGGTGCTTTGAGGTTAGCAACGGCTGCAGATTTATAAGAGCAAGAAGGTATAGGTTAAATGAGCGATTCAGAGTGCAACAGTGGTTCCCCGAAATCGAATGAAAACGACATCCCATCGAGGCAATCGAGCGTGCCCACACTGTCGATCCTCAAGACATTGCCGACCACCCAGGAGGTCAAGGCAAGGATTCCGGTGACAGTGCTTTCTGGGTTCCTCGGTGCCGGCAAGACAACCTTGCTGAGTCACGTGCTCAACAATCGCCAAGGGTTGCGCGTCGCATTGATTGTCAACGACATGAGCGACATCAATATCGATTCGCAACTGGTGAAGGGCGGAGGTGCGAGCTTAAATCGTGCCGAGGAGAAGCTGATCGAGCTTTCAAGCGGCTGCATTTGCTGCACTTTGCGGGAAGACTTGCTTCAAGAAGTTGGCCGGTTGGCAGCCGAGGGCCGCTTCGATTACTTGCTAATCGAATCGACGGGCATCTCCGAACCGCTGCCTGTCGCAGAAACGTTCATCTATGAAGACGAAGACGGTCGTAGCCTGAGCAACGCGGCGCA from Rosistilla oblonga includes the following:
- a CDS encoding cation transporter, which translates into the protein MSTIVKRTSYVSISAALLIALLASSQSHAETKSRVTTTITVGEMCGGCVKQIIARFDKVKEVAKIHCDIQTKSVVLYPAKNIRLSPAKLWETMESIGKHPLKLVGPDGTFTSKPKKN